Proteins from one Streptomyces genisteinicus genomic window:
- a CDS encoding aspartate aminotransferase family protein — translation MGNPIAVSKDRSDLSKSAYDHLWMHFTRMSSYENAPVPTIVRGEGTYIFDDKGKRYLDGLAGLFVVQAGHGRHELAETAYKQAQELAFFPVWSYAHPKAVELAERIAHHAPGDLNKVFFTTGGGEAVETAWKLAKQYFKLTGKPTKYKVISRAVAYHGTPQGALSITGLPGLKAPFEPLVPGAHKVPNTNIYRAPLHGDDPEAFGRWAADQIEQQILFEGPDTVAAVFLEPVQNAGGCFPPPPGYFQRVREICDQYDVLLVSDEVICAFGRLGTMFACDKFGYVPDMITCAKGMTSGYSPIGACIVSDRLAEPFYRGDNTFLHGYTFGGHPVSAAVGIANLDLFEKEKLNQHVLDNEDAFRATLEKLHDLPIVGDVRGNGYFYGIELVKDKHTKESFDEEETERVLYGFLSKALFDAGLYCRADDRGDPVVQLAPPLISDQRTFDEIEQILRSVLTEAWTKL, via the coding sequence GTGGGGAACCCGATAGCCGTGAGCAAGGACCGCAGCGACCTCTCCAAGTCCGCCTACGACCACCTGTGGATGCACTTCACCCGCATGTCGTCGTACGAGAACGCACCCGTGCCCACCATCGTCCGTGGTGAGGGCACCTACATCTTCGACGACAAGGGCAAGCGCTACCTCGACGGCCTGGCCGGCCTCTTCGTGGTGCAGGCGGGACACGGCCGGCACGAGCTCGCCGAGACGGCCTACAAGCAGGCCCAGGAGCTGGCCTTCTTCCCGGTCTGGTCCTACGCGCACCCCAAGGCGGTCGAGCTCGCGGAGCGCATCGCCCACCACGCTCCCGGCGACCTCAACAAGGTCTTCTTCACCACCGGCGGCGGCGAGGCGGTGGAGACGGCCTGGAAGCTGGCCAAGCAGTACTTCAAGCTGACCGGCAAGCCCACCAAGTACAAGGTCATCTCCCGCGCCGTCGCCTACCACGGCACCCCGCAGGGAGCCCTCTCCATCACCGGCCTGCCCGGCCTGAAGGCGCCCTTCGAGCCGCTGGTCCCCGGCGCGCACAAGGTGCCGAACACCAACATCTACCGCGCACCGCTCCACGGCGACGACCCGGAGGCCTTCGGCCGCTGGGCCGCCGACCAGATCGAGCAGCAGATCCTGTTCGAGGGCCCCGACACCGTGGCCGCCGTCTTCCTGGAGCCCGTGCAGAACGCGGGCGGCTGCTTCCCGCCCCCGCCCGGCTACTTCCAGCGGGTCCGCGAGATCTGCGACCAGTACGACGTCCTGCTCGTGTCCGACGAGGTCATCTGCGCCTTCGGCCGCCTGGGCACCATGTTCGCCTGCGACAAGTTCGGCTACGTGCCGGACATGATCACCTGCGCCAAGGGCATGACCTCGGGCTACTCCCCGATCGGCGCCTGCATCGTCTCGGACCGGCTGGCGGAGCCGTTCTACCGCGGCGACAACACCTTCCTCCACGGCTACACCTTCGGCGGCCACCCGGTGTCGGCCGCGGTCGGCATCGCCAACCTCGACCTGTTCGAGAAGGAGAAGCTGAACCAGCACGTCCTCGACAACGAGGACGCCTTCCGCGCCACGCTGGAGAAGCTGCACGACCTGCCGATCGTCGGCGACGTCCGGGGCAACGGCTACTTCTACGGCATCGAGCTCGTCAAGGACAAGCACACCAAGGAGTCCTTCGACGAGGAGGAGACCGAGCGCGTCCTGTACGGGTTCCTCTCCAAGGCGCTCTTCGACGCAGGCCTCTACTGCCGGGCCGACGACCGCGGCGACCCGGTCGTCCAGCTGGCCCCGCCGCTCATCTCCGACCAGCGGACCTTCGACGAGATCGAGCAGATCCTGCGCTCGGTCCTGACGGAGGCCTGGACCAAGCTGTAG
- a CDS encoding SAM-dependent methyltransferase has protein sequence MTARLRTDVAHNARVWNYWLGGKDNYPVDRAVGDHVTGLYPSIGEVARADRAFLGRSVTYLAGEAGIRQFLDVGTGLPTADNTHEVAQRIAPDARVVYVDNDPVVLAHARALLTGSPEGATEYVDADAHRPEEIVAAMTGTLDPSRPVAVMMLGILNFVLDTDRARTIVRTLMDAVPPGSHLVLTHPTLELGGEGNAEAMAFWNENAEPPITARSRAEFASFLDGLEILEPGIVSCARWRADGTERAVAQFGAVARKP, from the coding sequence GTGACCGCACGACTTCGCACCGACGTGGCGCACAACGCCCGTGTCTGGAACTACTGGCTGGGCGGCAAGGACAACTACCCGGTGGACCGGGCCGTCGGCGACCATGTCACCGGGCTCTACCCCAGCATCGGCGAAGTCGCCCGCGCGGACCGGGCCTTCCTCGGCAGGTCCGTCACCTACCTCGCGGGCGAGGCGGGCATCCGGCAGTTCCTCGACGTCGGCACCGGACTGCCGACCGCCGACAACACCCATGAGGTCGCGCAGCGCATCGCGCCCGACGCACGGGTCGTCTACGTGGACAACGACCCCGTCGTCCTGGCCCACGCCCGCGCGCTGCTGACCGGATCGCCCGAGGGCGCCACCGAGTACGTGGACGCCGACGCCCACCGCCCCGAGGAGATCGTCGCGGCGATGACGGGGACCCTCGACCCGTCGCGGCCGGTCGCCGTGATGATGCTCGGCATCCTCAACTTCGTCCTCGACACGGACCGGGCCCGGACGATCGTGCGCACCCTGATGGACGCCGTCCCGCCGGGCAGCCACCTGGTGCTGACCCACCCGACGCTCGAACTGGGCGGCGAGGGCAACGCCGAGGCGATGGCGTTCTGGAACGAGAACGCCGAGCCGCCGATCACCGCCCGCTCACGCGCGGAGTTCGCCTCCTTCCTCGACGGGCTGGAGATCCTGGAGCCCGGCATCGTCTCGTGCGCCCGGTGGCGTGCCGACGGCACGGAGCGGGCGGTGGCGCAGTTCGGCGCCGTGGCCCGCAAGCCGTAG
- a CDS encoding adenosine deaminase: MTDLHPFIAGLPKAELHVHHVGSASPRIVSELAARHPDSRVPTDPEALADYFTFTDFAHFIDVYLSVVDLIRTPEDVRLLTFEVARDMARQNIRYAELTVTPFSSTRRGIEEKAFMAAIEDARLAAERELGVVLRWCFDIPGEAGLEAAEETTRLAVDLRPEGLVSFGLGGPEIGVARPQFKPYFDRAIAAGLHSVPHAGETTGPQTVWDALRELRAERIGHGTSSVRDPALLAHLAEHRIALEVCPTSNIATRAVTDLDAHPIREMVAAGVLVTVNSDDPPMFGTDLNSEYAVAARLLELDERGVAGLAKNAVEASFLDPAGKARISGEIDAYTDAWLAR; encoded by the coding sequence ATGACCGATCTGCATCCCTTCATCGCGGGACTGCCCAAGGCCGAACTGCACGTGCACCACGTCGGCTCGGCGTCCCCGCGGATCGTGTCCGAACTGGCAGCACGCCACCCCGACTCCCGGGTCCCGACCGACCCCGAGGCCCTCGCCGACTACTTCACGTTCACGGACTTCGCGCACTTCATCGACGTCTACCTCTCGGTCGTGGACCTGATCCGCACCCCCGAGGACGTCCGGCTGCTGACCTTCGAGGTCGCCCGCGACATGGCGCGGCAGAACATCCGGTACGCGGAGCTCACCGTCACGCCCTTCAGCTCCACCCGGCGCGGCATCGAGGAGAAGGCCTTCATGGCCGCCATCGAGGACGCCCGGCTCGCCGCCGAGCGCGAGCTCGGCGTGGTGCTGCGCTGGTGCTTCGACATCCCCGGCGAGGCGGGCCTCGAAGCGGCCGAGGAGACCACCCGGCTCGCGGTGGACCTCCGGCCGGAGGGCCTGGTGTCGTTCGGCCTCGGCGGCCCGGAGATCGGCGTGGCACGCCCGCAGTTCAAGCCCTACTTCGACCGGGCGATCGCCGCCGGGCTCCACTCGGTGCCGCACGCCGGTGAGACCACCGGACCGCAGACCGTCTGGGACGCCCTGCGGGAGCTGCGGGCCGAGCGCATCGGCCACGGCACCAGCTCCGTCCGCGACCCGGCGCTGCTCGCGCATCTCGCGGAGCACCGCATCGCGCTGGAGGTCTGCCCGACGTCCAACATCGCCACCCGCGCGGTGACCGACCTGGACGCCCACCCGATCCGGGAGATGGTCGCGGCCGGGGTGCTGGTCACCGTCAACAGCGACGACCCGCCGATGTTCGGCACCGACCTCAACTCCGAGTACGCGGTCGCGGCCCGGCTGCTGGAGCTCGACGAGCGGGGCGTCGCCGGCCTCGCGAAGAACGCCGTGGAGGCGTCCTTCCTCGACCCTGCGGGCAAGGCCCGGATCTCCGGCGAGATCGACGCCTACACGGACGCCTGGCTCGCCCGGTGA
- a CDS encoding serine hydrolase domain-containing protein: MKVRTAAAVALAAGLVTGMSVLPATAHSPASAVPVAARHPDAPGASARSTPDFGVLRAAVASVRDPAGSGATAALVRVGGDSRWHGSGGVHDLRSGRPADPGARFRAGSVTKVFTAAAVLQLASEGAVELDRPVRAYLPDLVPAAYEGVTVRQLLDHTSGIPAPDFPGSTVEEWYGNRFVLHDPRAMVRSATSKEPEFAPGARQHYLNIGYTIAGLLIERVTGDSYEERVTERILRPLGLHDTYLPGRSPRIQGPHNRGYQIFGLPDGSTELRDVSVWSVTDGWAAGDIISTTADLERFTRALFSGRVVRGPLLEEMFTLPRLAEGTASYSVGLTHWRLGGRDVWGKTGGRWGYNAGMGGTRDLTTTLVYSVNSTDAKGQERSAVVMELITGTFGAPDEG, encoded by the coding sequence ATGAAGGTTCGCACCGCCGCCGCCGTCGCACTCGCCGCCGGCCTCGTCACGGGGATGTCCGTCCTCCCCGCCACCGCCCACTCCCCCGCGTCCGCCGTCCCGGTCGCGGCCCGGCACCCGGACGCCCCCGGAGCATCCGCCCGGTCCACCCCTGACTTCGGCGTCCTGAGGGCGGCGGTGGCCTCCGTGCGCGATCCGGCGGGCTCCGGCGCCACGGCGGCGCTCGTCCGGGTCGGCGGGGACAGCAGATGGCACGGCAGCGGAGGGGTGCACGACCTGCGGTCCGGTCGCCCGGCCGATCCCGGCGCGCGCTTCCGCGCCGGTTCGGTGACCAAGGTCTTCACCGCGGCCGCCGTGCTCCAGCTCGCGAGCGAGGGCGCCGTCGAGCTCGACCGTCCGGTCCGGGCCTACCTCCCGGATCTCGTTCCGGCGGCCTACGAGGGTGTCACCGTGCGCCAGTTGCTCGACCACACCAGCGGCATACCGGCCCCCGACTTCCCCGGCTCCACGGTCGAGGAGTGGTACGGGAACCGCTTCGTGCTGCACGACCCCCGTGCCATGGTCCGCTCGGCGACGTCCAAGGAGCCCGAGTTCGCGCCCGGTGCACGGCAGCACTACCTCAACATCGGCTACACGATCGCGGGTCTGCTGATCGAGCGCGTCACGGGCGACAGCTACGAGGAGCGGGTCACCGAGCGGATCCTGCGCCCCCTCGGCCTGCACGACACCTACCTCCCGGGGCGCAGTCCGCGCATCCAGGGCCCCCACAACCGGGGTTACCAGATATTCGGCCTCCCCGACGGCTCCACCGAACTGCGGGATGTGAGCGTCTGGAGTGTGACGGACGGCTGGGCCGCGGGCGACATCATCTCGACGACCGCCGATCTGGAGCGCTTCACCCGGGCCCTGTTCAGCGGCCGTGTGGTGCGCGGCCCCCTGCTGGAGGAGATGTTCACCCTCCCGCGCCTGGCGGAGGGCACGGCGAGTTACAGCGTGGGTCTGACGCACTGGCGCCTCGGCGGCCGTGACGTGTGGGGCAAGACGGGCGGCCGCTGGGGGTACAACGCGGGCATGGGCGGCACCCGTGATCTGACGACCACGCTGGTCTACAGCGTCAACTCGACCGACGCCAAGGGCCAGGAGCGCAGTGCGGTGGTGATGGAGCTGATCACGGGCACTTTCGGCGCGCCCGACGAGGGATGA
- a CDS encoding Lrp/AsnC family transcriptional regulator — MASRSADIRNGSGGGSSPTIDAVSLAIIEQLQEDGRRPYAAIGKAVGLSEAAVRQRVQKLLDQGVMQIVAVTDPLTVGLRRQAMVGITVEGDLDPVADALTAMAECEYVVMTAGSFDLMVEIVCEDDDHLLEVINKRIRALPGVRSTESFVYLKLKKQTYMWGTR; from the coding sequence GTGGCCAGCCGTAGCGCAGACATCAGGAACGGGAGCGGCGGCGGATCGTCGCCGACGATCGACGCCGTATCCCTCGCGATCATCGAGCAGCTCCAGGAGGACGGTCGCCGTCCCTACGCCGCGATAGGCAAGGCCGTGGGCCTCTCCGAGGCGGCCGTCCGGCAGCGCGTCCAGAAACTCCTCGACCAGGGCGTCATGCAGATCGTCGCCGTGACCGACCCGCTCACCGTGGGTCTGCGGCGCCAGGCGATGGTCGGCATCACGGTCGAGGGCGACCTGGATCCGGTTGCGGACGCGCTCACGGCCATGGCCGAATGCGAGTACGTGGTGATGACCGCGGGCTCGTTCGATCTGATGGTGGAGATCGTCTGCGAGGACGACGACCACCTGCTCGAAGTGATCAACAAGCGGATCCGCGCGCTCCCCGGCGTGCGCTCCACCGAGAGCTTCGTCTACCTCAAGCTCAAGAAGCAGACCTATATGTGGGGAACCCGATAG
- a CDS encoding glycerophosphodiester phosphodiesterase, producing the protein MEQAARRVTVVGHRGDPYRFRENTLPSVRSAYERGADSVEIDVRLTRDGVPVLLHDDSLKRLWEHERQVARLTAAEVRELTGGGVPTLREALAEAGAHRVMLDLPGASPRSVRRVVDTVRECGAGERVYYCAGASTMLAVREADPSAEIALTWTTLAPPRPVLLDALRPKWLNCRFGLVSRDTVERTRAQGLLLSAWTADTRRTMRRLVALGVDSITTNRVDVLGGVLDGAAAREH; encoded by the coding sequence GTGGAGCAGGCGGCGCGCCGGGTGACCGTCGTCGGCCACCGCGGCGACCCCTACCGGTTCCGGGAGAACACCCTCCCCTCGGTGCGGTCGGCGTACGAACGCGGCGCCGACAGCGTCGAGATCGACGTCCGCCTCACCCGGGACGGCGTCCCGGTGCTGCTGCACGACGACTCCCTGAAGCGCCTGTGGGAGCACGAGCGGCAGGTGGCCCGGCTCACCGCCGCCGAGGTGCGGGAGCTGACCGGCGGCGGGGTGCCCACCCTGCGGGAGGCGCTGGCGGAGGCGGGCGCGCACCGCGTGATGCTCGACCTGCCGGGCGCGAGTCCCCGTTCGGTGCGCCGGGTGGTGGACACCGTCCGCGAGTGCGGCGCGGGCGAGCGGGTGTACTACTGCGCGGGCGCCTCCACCATGCTGGCCGTCCGCGAGGCCGACCCGTCGGCCGAGATCGCGCTGACGTGGACGACCCTGGCCCCGCCCCGCCCGGTGCTGCTGGACGCGCTGCGCCCGAAGTGGCTCAACTGCCGCTTCGGACTGGTCTCCCGGGACACCGTCGAGCGGACCCGCGCCCAGGGCCTGCTGCTCTCCGCCTGGACGGCGGACACCCGGCGCACCATGCGGCGGCTGGTCGCCCTGGGCGTCGACTCGATCACGACGAACCGGGTGGACGTGCTCGGCGGGGTGCTGGACGGGGCGGCGGCCCGGGAGCACTGA
- a CDS encoding sensor histidine kinase, whose product MDIGVALIVQAAVTMPFVVPRPADQPPATWAAYGLTALTVLPLVWRRRFPFTVLVAVLATSALYQVAGDGPGQPLPYAGLVVVHSVAALCPPPRRLVVLALLPLITGVSVWLNTRSLRELTFSLFVLGAAYASGRLSDVRQAYVAAVEDRAAELERAGRIEAEQAAARERARIAREMHDVLSHAVSLMVVQAEAGPVAVRTAPERAEAAFEAISETGRDAMAQLRRMLGVLRDGTDDPAPHQPQPDVDQLPLLVERVRSGGLDVSYDVVGAAHRLPGAAGATAYRVVQEALTNVVRHASASRVAVRLVNTAHSVEITVTDDGRGPAGEGVAAAAPGPSGAAPAGRTAAGHGLAGIRERAAAHGGTASAGPGPGGRGFEVRVVLPTDAVGSGAEVGS is encoded by the coding sequence GTGGACATCGGGGTGGCACTGATCGTGCAGGCGGCGGTGACCATGCCGTTCGTGGTGCCCCGGCCGGCCGACCAGCCGCCCGCGACGTGGGCGGCGTACGGACTCACCGCACTGACGGTGCTGCCCCTGGTGTGGCGCCGGCGCTTCCCGTTCACCGTGCTCGTGGCGGTGCTCGCCACCAGCGCGCTCTACCAGGTCGCGGGCGACGGACCGGGACAGCCGCTGCCCTACGCGGGGCTGGTCGTCGTCCACTCGGTCGCCGCCCTGTGCCCGCCGCCCCGGCGGCTGGTGGTGCTCGCGCTGCTGCCGCTCATCACGGGGGTGTCGGTGTGGCTCAACACCCGCTCGCTGCGGGAGCTGACGTTCTCGCTCTTCGTGCTGGGCGCCGCGTACGCCTCCGGCCGCCTCTCGGACGTCCGCCAGGCGTACGTCGCCGCCGTCGAGGACCGGGCCGCCGAGCTGGAGCGGGCCGGCCGGATCGAGGCGGAGCAGGCAGCTGCCCGCGAACGGGCGCGTATCGCACGCGAGATGCACGACGTGCTGTCGCACGCCGTGAGCCTGATGGTGGTGCAGGCGGAGGCGGGGCCGGTCGCGGTGCGCACGGCCCCCGAGCGCGCGGAGGCGGCGTTCGAGGCCATCTCGGAGACGGGCCGGGACGCCATGGCACAGCTCCGCAGGATGCTGGGGGTGCTCAGGGACGGCACCGACGATCCCGCTCCGCATCAGCCGCAGCCGGACGTCGACCAGCTCCCCCTGCTGGTGGAGCGGGTGCGGTCGGGCGGGCTCGACGTCTCGTACGACGTGGTGGGCGCCGCCCACCGGCTGCCCGGGGCGGCGGGTGCGACGGCGTACCGGGTGGTGCAGGAGGCACTGACCAACGTGGTCCGGCACGCGTCCGCGAGCCGGGTCGCGGTCCGGCTCGTCAACACGGCCCACTCGGTGGAGATCACCGTCACGGACGACGGCCGGGGACCGGCGGGCGAGGGGGTCGCCGCTGCGGCGCCCGGTCCCTCCGGCGCGGCTCCGGCCGGTCGGACGGCGGCGGGGCACGGCCTCGCGGGCATCCGGGAGCGTGCCGCCGCCCACGGGGGCACCGCGAGTGCGGGGCCCGGACCGGGCGGGCGGGGCTTCGAGGTGCGCGTGGTGCTGCCCACGGACGCCGTAGGCTCCGGCGCGGAGGTGGGGAGTTGA
- a CDS encoding gamma-aminobutyraldehyde dehydrogenase produces the protein MTTELRRLRNYINGEFKDAADGRTIDVVNPATGEVYATSPLSGQADVDAAMDAAAAAFPAWRDTTPAERQKVLLKIADAFEERAEELIAAESENTGKPLELTRTEEIPPMVDQIRFFAGAARMLEGRSAGEYMEGLTSIVRREPVGVCAQVAPWNYPMMMAVWKFAPALAAGNTVVLKPSDTTPASTVLIAEIIGAIAPKGVFNVVCGDRTTGSLMVEHPTPAMASITGSVRAGIQVAASAAKDVKRVHLELGGKAPVVVFEDTDIAKAVEDISVAGFFNAGQDCTAATRVLVHESIHDEFVAALAKAASETKTGAPDDEDVLYGPLNNANQLAQVSGFIDRLPAHAKVEAGGQRVGDKGFFYAATVVSGLKQDDEIIQNEVFGPVITVQSFADEAQALEWANGVEYALASSVWTKDHARAMRMSKALDFGCVWINTHIPLVAEMPHGGFKKSGYGKDLSAYGFDDYTRIKHVMTSLDG, from the coding sequence GTGACCACCGAGCTGCGTCGTCTGCGCAACTACATCAACGGGGAGTTCAAGGACGCCGCCGACGGCCGGACGATCGACGTCGTGAACCCTGCCACCGGTGAGGTCTACGCGACGTCGCCGCTGTCCGGCCAGGCCGACGTGGACGCGGCCATGGATGCTGCGGCGGCCGCCTTCCCCGCCTGGCGCGACACCACGCCGGCCGAGCGCCAGAAGGTGCTGCTGAAGATCGCCGACGCCTTCGAGGAGCGTGCCGAGGAGCTGATCGCCGCCGAGTCGGAGAACACGGGCAAGCCCCTGGAGCTCACCCGCACCGAGGAGATTCCTCCGATGGTGGACCAGATCCGCTTCTTCGCGGGTGCCGCGCGGATGCTGGAGGGCCGCTCCGCGGGCGAGTACATGGAGGGCCTGACCTCCATCGTCCGCCGTGAGCCGGTCGGCGTCTGCGCGCAGGTCGCGCCGTGGAACTACCCGATGATGATGGCGGTGTGGAAGTTCGCGCCGGCGCTGGCCGCGGGCAACACCGTGGTGCTGAAGCCGTCCGACACCACCCCCGCCTCCACGGTCCTGATCGCGGAGATCATCGGCGCCATCGCGCCCAAGGGCGTCTTCAACGTCGTCTGCGGCGACCGGACCACCGGCAGCCTGATGGTGGAGCACCCGACCCCCGCGATGGCCTCCATCACCGGGTCCGTACGCGCCGGAATCCAGGTCGCGGCCTCGGCTGCCAAGGACGTCAAGCGCGTCCACCTGGAGCTGGGCGGCAAGGCGCCGGTCGTCGTCTTCGAGGACACCGACATCGCCAAGGCCGTCGAGGACATCTCGGTGGCGGGCTTCTTCAACGCCGGCCAGGACTGCACGGCCGCGACCCGGGTCCTGGTGCACGAGTCCATCCACGACGAGTTCGTGGCGGCGCTCGCCAAGGCCGCTTCCGAGACGAAGACCGGCGCGCCGGACGACGAGGACGTGCTCTACGGCCCGCTGAACAACGCCAACCAGCTGGCCCAGGTCAGCGGCTTCATCGACCGTCTCCCGGCGCACGCCAAGGTCGAGGCGGGCGGGCAGCGCGTCGGCGACAAGGGCTTCTTCTACGCGGCCACCGTCGTCTCCGGCCTGAAGCAGGACGACGAGATCATCCAGAACGAGGTCTTCGGCCCGGTGATCACCGTCCAGTCCTTCGCCGACGAGGCGCAGGCCCTGGAGTGGGCGAACGGAGTCGAGTACGCCCTCGCCTCCTCGGTCTGGACGAAGGACCACGCCCGGGCGATGCGGATGTCCAAGGCCCTGGACTTCGGCTGCGTCTGGATCAACACCCACATCCCGCTGGTGGCCGAGATGCCGCACGGCGGCTTCAAGAAGTCCGGCTACGGCAAGGACCTCTCGGCCTACGGCTTCGACGACTACACCCGGATCAAGCACGTCATGACGTCGCTCGACGGCTGA
- a CDS encoding DUF4190 domain-containing protein, whose protein sequence is MSDNQEPAGAPQPNDPWAPPAASSQDRVPLDKPWSAPQQPPSVHDQPTMIDMPGAPGEPGQVPPPPTAPGGPAAGQPGAPGYGYPAAGGYGYPAATPPPGAGTSGGFGAPADPYGAAYPGYAAPYPGQPQGWGQQPANGLGIAGMVLGIIATALFCLWPLAIVLGILAVIFGAVGRGRVRRGEADNPGQAVTGIVCGVVGLVLGLVLLVAVVVDASNDDYAPWNSQGPSHTVVVDVVR, encoded by the coding sequence ATGTCTGACAACCAGGAGCCCGCGGGCGCGCCGCAGCCGAACGACCCCTGGGCGCCGCCGGCCGCGAGCTCGCAGGACCGCGTGCCGCTGGACAAGCCGTGGAGCGCGCCCCAGCAGCCGCCGAGCGTGCACGACCAGCCCACGATGATCGACATGCCAGGGGCCCCCGGTGAGCCGGGCCAGGTCCCGCCGCCGCCGACGGCCCCCGGCGGCCCGGCCGCCGGGCAGCCCGGCGCCCCCGGTTACGGCTACCCGGCCGCGGGCGGCTACGGCTACCCGGCCGCGACCCCGCCGCCCGGCGCCGGGACCTCGGGCGGCTTCGGCGCCCCGGCGGACCCCTACGGCGCGGCGTACCCCGGCTACGCGGCCCCGTATCCCGGGCAGCCCCAGGGCTGGGGACAGCAGCCGGCCAACGGCCTGGGCATCGCGGGCATGGTGCTCGGCATCATCGCGACCGCGCTGTTCTGCCTGTGGCCGCTGGCCATCGTGCTGGGCATCCTGGCGGTCATCTTCGGCGCCGTCGGCCGCGGCAGGGTCCGCCGGGGCGAGGCCGACAACCCGGGCCAGGCCGTGACCGGCATCGTCTGCGGTGTGGTCGGCCTGGTGCTGGGCCTGGTGCTCCTGGTGGCCGTGGTCGTCGACGCGTCCAACGACGACTACGCCCCCTGGAACTCCCAGGGCCCCTCGCACACCGTCGTCGTCGACGTCGTCCGCTGA
- a CDS encoding response regulator transcription factor: MTLRVVVADDQELVRSGFAMILDAQPGIEVVAEAGDGAEAVAAVRRHAPDVALLDIRMPVMDGIGACREITAAGGCRVVMLTTFDIDEYVYEALRAGASGFLLKDVRRDDLVHAVRVVARGDSLLAPSVARRLVEQYTRQGQGVPGGVPAGAGAAAGAARLDVLTARERETLLMLGRGLSNAEIASRMTVSEHTVKTHVGNVLAKLGLRDRIQAVICAYETGLVTVPAPPLG; the protein is encoded by the coding sequence TTGACCCTGCGAGTGGTGGTGGCCGACGACCAGGAACTGGTCCGCAGCGGCTTCGCGATGATCCTCGACGCCCAGCCCGGCATCGAGGTGGTGGCCGAGGCGGGTGACGGGGCGGAGGCGGTCGCGGCGGTGCGCCGCCACGCGCCGGACGTGGCCCTGCTGGACATCCGGATGCCCGTCATGGACGGCATCGGGGCGTGCCGCGAGATCACGGCGGCGGGCGGCTGCCGGGTGGTGATGCTGACGACGTTCGACATCGACGAGTACGTGTACGAGGCGCTGCGCGCCGGGGCGAGCGGCTTCCTGCTGAAGGACGTGCGCCGCGACGACCTGGTGCACGCGGTGCGGGTGGTGGCGCGGGGGGACTCCCTGCTGGCGCCGTCGGTGGCCCGACGGCTCGTCGAGCAGTACACCCGGCAGGGGCAGGGCGTGCCGGGAGGCGTGCCGGCAGGCGCGGGCGCCGCCGCCGGGGCGGCGCGGCTGGACGTCCTCACGGCGCGGGAGCGGGAGACGCTGCTGATGCTGGGCCGGGGGCTCTCCAACGCGGAGATCGCGTCGCGGATGACGGTCAGCGAGCACACGGTGAAGACCCATGTGGGCAACGTGCTGGCCAAGCTCGGCCTGCGGGACCGCATCCAGGCGGTCATCTGCGCCTACGAGACCGGTCTGGTGACGGTGCCGGCTCCCCCGCTCGGGTGA
- a CDS encoding ABC transporter ATP-binding protein yields MVAPPDNDVIWARSLHHAHRGTPALVGVSLGVREGEILAVCGARGSGKTTLLRCLSGQLVPQQGEVWFNSSPVHTMPPLQRERMRRDRFGWIDPEPVLVPELKAWENAALPLLLSGVPRRAAKATALEWMERLDIGAAAQKRPHLLLRAEQQRVAVARALVTTPSVLFADEPTATLHAKDAAHVLRTVTTAVRSHRITMVLATHDPDTATVADRVITFSDGRRTGTATVDDTEGRAACSLSV; encoded by the coding sequence ATGGTCGCCCCGCCGGACAACGATGTGATCTGGGCTCGCTCGCTGCACCACGCCCACCGCGGCACGCCGGCGCTCGTCGGCGTCTCGCTCGGAGTGCGGGAGGGCGAGATCCTCGCCGTGTGCGGCGCACGCGGCAGCGGCAAGACCACCCTGCTGCGCTGCCTCTCCGGCCAGCTCGTCCCCCAGCAGGGCGAGGTCTGGTTCAACAGCTCCCCCGTGCACACGATGCCTCCGCTGCAGCGCGAACGAATGCGCCGTGACCGGTTCGGCTGGATCGACCCCGAGCCGGTGCTCGTCCCCGAACTGAAGGCCTGGGAGAACGCGGCCCTGCCGCTGCTCCTGAGCGGTGTCCCCCGCCGGGCGGCGAAGGCCACCGCCCTGGAGTGGATGGAGCGGCTGGACATCGGCGCGGCCGCCCAGAAGCGCCCGCACCTCCTGCTCCGCGCCGAGCAGCAGCGCGTCGCCGTGGCCCGCGCCCTGGTCACCACCCCGTCGGTGCTCTTCGCCGACGAGCCCACCGCCACCCTGCACGCCAAGGACGCGGCACACGTCCTGCGCACGGTCACCACGGCCGTGCGCTCGCACCGCATCACCATGGTCCTCGCCACCCACGACCCGGACACGGCGACGGTCGCGGACCGGGTGATCACCTTCAGCGACGGCCGCCGCACCGGCACGGCGACGGTCGACGACACGGAAGGCCGGGCCGCGTGCTCGCTCTCCGTCTAG